One Pseudonocardia sediminis DNA window includes the following coding sequences:
- a CDS encoding type 1 glutamine amidotransferase domain-containing protein, with product MTHELRGRTVAILAADGVERVELDLPRGALYGAGAAVEVLSLHTGSLWAREWDKDPAGTITVDQEVGKASVSDYDALLLPGGTVNPDQLRADPAAVEFVRAFVATGKPVASICHGPWTLAEADVIRGRRLTSWMSIRTDLRNAGAEVVDEEVCIDGQFTTSRSPFDLPAFCAAIVEQFAAVPATA from the coding sequence ATGACCCACGAACTGCGCGGCCGCACGGTCGCGATCCTGGCCGCGGACGGGGTCGAGCGCGTCGAGCTCGACCTGCCCCGCGGCGCCCTCTACGGTGCCGGCGCCGCCGTCGAGGTGCTCTCACTGCACACCGGGTCCTTGTGGGCGCGGGAGTGGGACAAGGACCCGGCCGGCACGATCACGGTCGACCAGGAGGTCGGCAAGGCGTCGGTGAGCGACTACGACGCGCTGCTGCTGCCCGGCGGCACGGTCAACCCCGACCAGCTGCGCGCCGACCCCGCCGCGGTGGAGTTCGTGCGTGCATTCGTGGCCACCGGCAAGCCGGTCGCCTCGATCTGCCACGGCCCCTGGACCCTCGCCGAGGCCGACGTGATCCGCGGTCGGCGACTCACGTCATGGATGAGCATCCGTACCGACCTGCGCAACGCCGGCGCCGAGGTCGTCGACGAAGAGGTCTGCATCGACGGCCAGTTCACCACCAGCCGGTCCCCGTTCGACCTTCCCGCGTTCTGCGCGGCGATCGTCGAACAGTTCGCGGCCGTCCCGGCTACAGCCTGA
- a CDS encoding GlcG/HbpS family heme-binding protein: MRQVETVGLDDARRVIAAGEQRAREIGSPSNVAVVDTGGNLVAHIRIDDAWMGSIDISINKAFTARAFDTSTGDLAKNSQPGGQFYGISDSNHGRVMIFAGGLPLRGSNGNVVGGVGVSGGTGEQDQIVAEAAMAAL; this comes from the coding sequence ATGAGACAGGTCGAGACAGTGGGCCTCGACGATGCCCGCAGGGTCATCGCCGCGGGCGAGCAGAGGGCCCGCGAGATCGGGTCGCCGAGCAACGTGGCGGTGGTCGACACGGGCGGGAACCTGGTCGCACACATCCGGATAGACGACGCCTGGATGGGAAGCATCGACATCTCGATCAACAAGGCGTTCACCGCGCGGGCCTTCGACACCTCCACCGGTGACCTCGCGAAGAACTCCCAGCCCGGCGGGCAGTTCTACGGCATCAGCGACTCCAACCACGGCCGGGTGATGATCTTCGCCGGAGGGTTGCCGCTGCGCGGAAGCAACGGGAACGTCGTCGGCGGGGTCGGAGTCTCCGGCGGCACCGGTGAGCAGGACCAGATCGTCGCCGAGGCCGCCATGGCCGCCCTCTAG
- a CDS encoding putative quinol monooxygenase has translation MAEPVTVGLLVRLEALPGREGDVENFLQQGLGLVQQEPDTVRWFAIRFGPSSFGIYDAFPDDSGRQTHLAGKVGQALKDNTEVLFAEPTVEPVDVIAEKPPA, from the coding sequence ATGGCTGAACCAGTGACCGTGGGGCTTCTCGTGCGTCTCGAGGCGCTACCCGGTCGAGAAGGCGACGTCGAGAACTTCCTGCAGCAGGGGCTCGGCCTCGTGCAGCAGGAGCCCGACACGGTGCGGTGGTTCGCCATCCGCTTCGGGCCCTCGTCCTTCGGCATCTACGACGCCTTTCCCGACGACTCCGGCCGCCAGACCCACCTCGCCGGCAAGGTCGGCCAGGCGCTCAAGGACAACACCGAGGTCCTGTTCGCCGAACCGACGGTCGAGCCGGTCGACGTGATCGCAGAGAAGCCGCCGGCCTGA
- a CDS encoding AraC family transcriptional regulator, with amino-acid sequence MRSSDVDDLVERVTAIMSPHTVAPARAGEFTAQVFGFHTSGLSLLEFDYGMGVRLSADPLPGYVAVCLPLTGSMTARHQGRRLDACAGGAAVVGTPASELVMDWSEALRLLVLRIDLGALRSLAARLVTDQPEEPDLQFDPAMDNPVTTATALGQAQLMRRMLSDTGPEAVNPLVTAQLREQVMYTLLLGQPNSWTRALCYRPAPAHHSAVADAAELMRSHPEQPLTIEGLARAVGLSVRALHAGFCREFDRSPKQYLQNVRLERAYADLAVADRGHGVRVTEVAYRWGFSHPGRFATTYRHRYGEAPAATLARPLR; translated from the coding sequence GTGCGTTCCAGCGATGTCGATGATCTGGTGGAGCGGGTCACCGCGATCATGTCGCCCCATACGGTCGCGCCGGCCCGTGCGGGCGAGTTCACCGCGCAGGTCTTCGGGTTCCACACCTCCGGGCTGTCGTTGCTGGAGTTCGACTACGGGATGGGGGTGCGGCTGAGCGCGGATCCGCTGCCCGGCTATGTGGCGGTGTGCCTGCCGCTGACCGGGTCGATGACCGCGCGCCACCAGGGGCGTCGGCTCGACGCCTGCGCCGGTGGGGCCGCGGTGGTGGGGACCCCGGCCTCGGAGCTGGTGATGGACTGGAGCGAGGCACTGCGGCTGCTGGTGCTGCGGATCGACCTCGGCGCGCTGCGCTCGCTGGCCGCTCGGCTGGTCACCGACCAGCCCGAGGAACCCGACCTGCAGTTCGACCCGGCGATGGACAACCCGGTGACCACCGCGACGGCGCTGGGGCAGGCCCAGCTGATGCGACGGATGCTTTCCGACACCGGACCGGAGGCGGTGAATCCTTTGGTGACGGCGCAGCTGCGTGAGCAGGTCATGTACACCCTGCTGCTGGGCCAGCCCAACAGCTGGACCCGGGCGCTGTGCTACCGCCCCGCGCCGGCGCACCATTCGGCCGTCGCCGACGCCGCCGAGCTCATGCGATCCCATCCTGAGCAGCCGTTGACGATCGAGGGACTCGCGCGCGCGGTGGGCTTGTCGGTGCGGGCCCTGCACGCGGGGTTCTGCCGGGAGTTCGACCGATCCCCGAAGCAGTACCTGCAGAACGTGCGTCTCGAGCGTGCCTACGCCGACCTGGCCGTTGCCGACCGCGGCCACGGAGTGCGGGTCACCGAAGTCGCCTATCGGTGGGGTTTCAGCCACCCGGGCCGCTTCGCCACCACTTACCGGCACCGCTACGGCGAGGCTCCCGCCGCGACCCTGGCACGTCCGCTGCGCTGA
- a CDS encoding xanthine dehydrogenase family protein molybdopterin-binding subunit — protein MPEHGRWTPSRVEDAALVAGRGRFLDDLDPLPGTLVAAVVRATQPHARLVSVDLSRARAHPGVAAVIGPDEVREALRPFPLSTGAAMPYLPTGVDKVRFVGEPIAVVVAGDRYTAEDAAELVAVDYEPLDAVVGARAALATGAPLLHSDAGSNVATDRTFSFGGVDEVFADAVHVVEGEYEFPRYSSVPMECFSVIAQWNEESDGPGVEAWANFHGPFTMVPVMAGALGVPTSKVRLHVPADIGGSFGIKAGIYPYVVLMALASKHSGTPVRWTEDRVEHLLASSSGADRVMRFAAAVDADGTVNGLKVDLVDNVGAYLRPPEPSTLYRCFGNITGPYTIGAVEIRARAVVTNEMPTGLNRGFGGQQLYFGLERLMDAVAAATGLDVLEVRRRNLIRGFPHETPTGGVYDSGDYPAALELAEKNADMDELRQRRSDARAEGAHYGIGVALVTDPSGTNIGYVGLATPAQDRKPGRDKSGSTEHVRISVDLQGRVTVMLGSVPQGQGHATVARQVAADRLGLPVSHVRVVIDMDTATTPWTVTSGSYSSRFAPLVTSAVVQAADRIAETVRAAASTMLGVDAAELELVDGTVRARSGGSVEFRHAAGVVHWDPGALPEGTSARLYEEAAFTPREVRAATMDDRINSSLCYGFVAEIVAVRIDPDTLEITVDRVSSVHDAGTVLNQQLLDGQVHGALAHALGGAMYEEFTYAGSGQPTSATFLDYLCPTSAETGYDLRTDHVVSPSPLTPLGAKGCGEGSSMSFPVAFANAVADALSPHGIAIDRIPLHGEVLHQLFESKETF, from the coding sequence GTGCCTGAGCACGGCCGCTGGACCCCGTCCCGGGTCGAGGACGCCGCGCTGGTCGCCGGGCGGGGTCGCTTCCTCGACGACCTCGACCCGCTGCCCGGCACGCTCGTCGCCGCCGTGGTGCGCGCGACCCAGCCGCACGCGCGCCTGGTGTCGGTGGACCTGTCGAGGGCCCGCGCCCACCCCGGCGTGGCCGCGGTGATCGGGCCCGACGAGGTCCGGGAGGCGCTGCGCCCGTTCCCGCTCTCCACCGGCGCCGCGATGCCCTACCTGCCGACCGGGGTGGACAAGGTCCGCTTCGTCGGCGAGCCGATCGCCGTCGTGGTGGCGGGCGACCGCTACACCGCCGAGGACGCCGCCGAGCTGGTCGCGGTGGACTACGAACCGCTCGACGCCGTCGTCGGGGCCCGGGCCGCGCTGGCCACGGGCGCCCCGCTGCTGCACTCCGACGCCGGATCCAACGTCGCGACCGACCGGACGTTCTCTTTCGGTGGGGTGGACGAGGTGTTCGCCGACGCCGTGCACGTCGTGGAGGGGGAGTACGAGTTCCCGCGCTACTCGTCGGTGCCGATGGAGTGCTTCTCGGTGATCGCGCAGTGGAACGAGGAGTCCGACGGGCCCGGCGTCGAGGCGTGGGCGAACTTCCACGGCCCGTTCACGATGGTGCCGGTGATGGCCGGGGCGTTGGGCGTCCCGACGTCGAAGGTGCGCCTGCACGTGCCGGCCGACATCGGCGGCAGCTTCGGGATCAAGGCCGGCATCTACCCCTACGTGGTGCTGATGGCGCTGGCGTCGAAGCACTCCGGCACGCCGGTGCGCTGGACCGAGGACCGCGTCGAGCACCTGCTGGCCAGCTCCTCGGGCGCGGACCGGGTGATGCGCTTCGCCGCCGCCGTCGACGCCGACGGCACGGTGAACGGGCTCAAGGTCGACCTGGTGGACAACGTCGGGGCCTACCTGCGCCCGCCGGAGCCCTCCACGCTCTACCGCTGCTTCGGCAACATCACCGGCCCGTACACGATCGGCGCCGTCGAGATCCGGGCCCGGGCCGTGGTCACGAACGAGATGCCGACCGGTCTCAACCGCGGCTTCGGCGGCCAGCAGCTCTACTTCGGGCTCGAGCGGCTGATGGACGCCGTCGCCGCCGCGACCGGGCTCGACGTCCTGGAGGTGCGGCGACGCAACCTGATCCGGGGCTTCCCCCACGAGACGCCCACCGGCGGCGTCTACGACTCCGGCGACTACCCGGCGGCGCTGGAGCTCGCCGAGAAGAACGCCGACATGGACGAGCTCCGGCAGCGCCGGTCCGACGCTCGCGCCGAGGGTGCCCACTACGGGATCGGCGTCGCTCTGGTCACCGACCCGTCCGGCACCAACATCGGCTACGTCGGGCTGGCGACCCCCGCGCAGGACCGCAAGCCGGGCCGGGACAAGTCCGGCTCCACCGAGCACGTGCGGATCTCGGTCGACCTGCAGGGCAGGGTCACGGTGATGCTGGGCAGCGTCCCGCAGGGCCAGGGACACGCGACCGTCGCCCGCCAGGTCGCCGCGGACCGGCTCGGTCTCCCCGTCTCCCACGTCCGCGTGGTGATCGACATGGACACCGCGACGACACCGTGGACGGTCACGTCCGGCAGCTACTCCTCGCGCTTCGCGCCGCTGGTGACCAGCGCCGTCGTGCAGGCCGCGGACCGGATCGCCGAGACGGTCCGGGCGGCGGCGTCGACCATGCTGGGCGTCGATGCGGCCGAGCTGGAGCTCGTCGACGGCACCGTGCGTGCGCGGTCGGGCGGGTCGGTGGAGTTCCGGCACGCCGCGGGCGTCGTGCATTGGGACCCGGGCGCCCTGCCGGAGGGCACCTCGGCGCGGCTCTACGAGGAGGCCGCGTTCACCCCGCGCGAGGTCCGTGCGGCCACCATGGACGACAGGATCAACTCGTCGCTCTGCTACGGGTTCGTGGCCGAGATCGTGGCCGTGCGGATCGACCCGGACACCCTGGAGATCACAGTGGACCGGGTGTCGTCCGTGCACGACGCGGGCACGGTGCTCAACCAGCAGCTGCTCGACGGCCAGGTGCACGGCGCCCTGGCCCACGCCCTCGGTGGGGCGATGTACGAGGAGTTCACCTACGCCGGGTCCGGGCAGCCGACGTCCGCGACGTTCCTGGACTACCTGTGCCCGACCAGCGCGGAGACCGGCTACGACCTGCGCACCGACCACGTCGTGTCGCCGTCGCCGCTGACCCCGCTGGGGGCCAAGGGCTGCGGTGAGGGGTCGTCGATGAGCTTCCCGGTGGCGTTCGCCAACGCCGTCGCCGACGCCCTGTCCCCGCACGGCATCGCGATCGACCGCATCCCGCTGCACGGCGAGGTGCTGCACCAGCTGTTCGAGAGCAAGGAGACCTTCTGA
- a CDS encoding enoyl-CoA hydratase/isomerase family protein produces MALTGGDVLLDRSEDGRIAYLTLSHGKYTVVTWEMRQLVADRFAEIDADPEVRVVVVRSDGEHFTSGGDIAGFMEVDPIDFTDLGHNVTAPARSAKPVIAAIDGYCFGVGCEMVLSCDIRLGTPRTQLALPEMNLGMIPGSGGTQRLSRLIGLSRAKYHIMTATRISAEQAHDWGVLAEVHSDRDALYAAVESLAAKMAGFSPAAQRTAKEVLDKGIDGPLYTGIDLERKAYAMLRSTNDFAEGVKAFGDKRKAEFTGR; encoded by the coding sequence ATGGCACTCACCGGTGGCGACGTCCTCCTGGACCGCAGCGAGGACGGCCGCATCGCCTACCTGACCCTGTCGCACGGCAAGTACACCGTGGTGACCTGGGAGATGCGGCAGCTCGTCGCGGACCGCTTCGCCGAGATCGACGCCGACCCCGAGGTCCGGGTCGTGGTGGTGCGCTCGGACGGCGAGCACTTCACCTCCGGCGGGGACATCGCCGGGTTCATGGAGGTCGACCCGATCGACTTCACCGACCTCGGCCACAACGTCACCGCCCCGGCCCGGAGCGCGAAGCCGGTGATCGCCGCGATCGACGGCTACTGCTTCGGGGTGGGCTGCGAGATGGTGCTGTCCTGCGACATCCGCCTCGGTACGCCCCGCACCCAGCTCGCCCTGCCCGAGATGAACCTGGGCATGATCCCCGGCTCCGGCGGGACCCAGCGCCTGTCCCGGCTGATCGGATTGTCCCGGGCGAAGTACCACATCATGACCGCCACCCGGATCAGCGCCGAGCAGGCGCACGACTGGGGCGTACTGGCCGAGGTGCACTCCGACCGGGACGCCCTCTACGCCGCGGTGGAGTCACTGGCCGCGAAGATGGCCGGCTTCTCCCCGGCCGCCCAGCGCACGGCCAAGGAGGTGCTGGACAAGGGCATCGACGGCCCGCTCTACACCGGCATCGACCTGGAGCGGAAGGCCTACGCCATGCTGCGTTCCACGAACGACTTCGCCGAGGGCGTGAAGGCGTTCGGGGACAAGCGCAAGGCCGAGTTCACCGGGCGCTGA
- a CDS encoding 2Fe-2S iron-sulfur cluster-binding protein, which translates to MTATPPQQRPAPGHTAPGHTAPGRRAADPSSAGTPAQRRIPAAAKVAAGDLVDVAMTVNGTDVTVSVPARMHLADVLREHLGLTGTHLGCEHGVCGMCTVLVDGDAARACLLFAVQCEGAEVTTVEGLGTADDQHPLQQAFSAHHGLQCGFCTPGMLMSGYDLLTNGPEGTAVAPEELPEQMSGVICRCTGYRGILAAVADVAAEHPDGLPGPRNCASRTLVGRGGARPADAGSAEGGPDAGPAVPEEVRIPAGAPSATVSVRSELSSDVASVWNVIDDFDLLARCLPGAELVEILDESRYRGRATIALGPVKLRFEGLAQVVEREPAEHRLNVLAQGADAGGSATRAVIRLRVEPGADGGSVLVADADLHLSGRIAQFGRALAGDVSRRLFEQFGRSVDEAARTGQAPDATSTGPSPLRMAAGATLDTLRSAALRIRARVWGRARARRARR; encoded by the coding sequence GTGACCGCGACCCCACCCCAGCAGCGCCCCGCGCCCGGCCACACCGCACCCGGCCACACCGCGCCCGGCCGCCGCGCGGCGGACCCGAGCTCGGCCGGGACGCCTGCGCAACGCCGTATACCCGCCGCCGCCAAGGTGGCCGCCGGTGACCTCGTCGACGTCGCGATGACCGTCAACGGCACCGACGTGACGGTGTCCGTGCCGGCCCGGATGCACCTGGCCGACGTCCTGCGCGAGCACCTCGGGCTCACCGGCACCCACCTGGGCTGCGAGCACGGCGTCTGCGGGATGTGCACCGTGCTCGTCGACGGCGACGCGGCGCGCGCGTGCCTGCTGTTCGCGGTGCAGTGCGAGGGCGCCGAGGTGACGACGGTCGAGGGCCTCGGCACCGCCGACGACCAGCACCCCCTGCAGCAGGCGTTCTCCGCCCACCACGGCCTGCAGTGCGGCTTCTGCACCCCCGGCATGCTGATGAGCGGCTACGACCTGCTCACGAACGGGCCCGAGGGGACCGCCGTCGCGCCGGAGGAGCTGCCCGAGCAGATGTCCGGCGTGATCTGCCGGTGCACCGGCTACCGCGGCATCCTCGCCGCGGTCGCCGACGTGGCCGCCGAGCACCCCGACGGGCTCCCCGGCCCGCGCAACTGCGCCTCCCGGACCCTGGTCGGCCGCGGCGGCGCCCGCCCCGCCGACGCGGGCTCGGCGGAGGGAGGGCCCGACGCCGGCCCGGCCGTCCCGGAGGAGGTGCGGATCCCCGCCGGGGCGCCGTCGGCGACGGTGTCGGTGCGCAGCGAGCTGAGCTCCGACGTCGCGTCGGTCTGGAACGTGATCGACGACTTCGACCTGCTGGCCCGCTGCCTGCCCGGCGCCGAGCTCGTCGAGATCCTCGACGAGAGCCGCTACCGCGGCCGGGCGACGATCGCCCTGGGGCCGGTGAAGCTGAGGTTCGAGGGGCTCGCCCAGGTCGTCGAGCGGGAGCCGGCCGAGCACCGGCTGAACGTCCTGGCGCAGGGCGCCGACGCCGGCGGCAGCGCGACGCGTGCGGTCATCAGGCTGCGGGTCGAGCCCGGTGCGGACGGCGGGAGCGTGCTGGTCGCCGATGCCGACCTGCATCTGTCCGGGCGGATCGCGCAGTTCGGGCGGGCACTCGCCGGTGACGTGAGCAGGCGGCTGTTCGAGCAGTTCGGACGGTCGGTGGACGAGGCCGCCCGCACCGGACAGGCTCCGGATGCCACGTCGACGGGGCCGAGCCCGCTGCGGATGGCGGCCGGCGCGACGCTGGACACCTTGCGTTCCGCGGCACTCCGGATCCGCGCCCGGGTGTGGGGCCGGGCGCGCGCCCGACGCGCCAGGAGGTGA
- a CDS encoding cation:proton antiporter has translation MRSAAAGLTAADIAALGAAVAPPDAVAATAVARGIRMPRRVVALLEGESLFNDAAALTVLTAAVGAVTGESLSFAQATGEFLFSALGGLVIGGMVAVAWVRRRVRNPYTDVVVFLIAPLAAFLPADVVGASGLVAVVTAGLYLGHRATTIMEPGARVVTGSVRTALSWLLEGVVFLLVGLQLREVVAGTASNPLRVVVVSSVAVVVTLLVAVTLAAVLALPVVVPDGQAFPQRDLIVFLAFVVILATLQAQTETADSDPSAFLEPRSALTAGSEELPRDTYRRYGQAMIIAERARLLSLRDEGGLGEVAFVRIQRELDLEQAALLVR, from the coding sequence GTGCGCAGCGCAGCGGCCGGGCTCACCGCAGCGGATATCGCTGCGCTCGGAGCCGCCGTCGCGCCGCCGGATGCGGTGGCCGCGACCGCGGTCGCGCGTGGCATCCGCATGCCGCGCCGGGTGGTGGCGCTGCTGGAGGGCGAGAGCCTGTTCAACGATGCCGCGGCACTGACCGTGCTCACGGCCGCCGTCGGCGCGGTGACCGGCGAGAGCCTGTCCTTCGCCCAGGCGACCGGGGAGTTCCTGTTCAGTGCGCTCGGCGGGCTCGTGATCGGTGGGATGGTGGCGGTGGCCTGGGTGCGTCGGCGGGTCCGCAACCCCTACACCGACGTCGTGGTCTTCCTGATCGCTCCGTTGGCGGCGTTCCTGCCCGCCGACGTGGTGGGCGCCTCCGGTCTGGTGGCGGTGGTCACCGCCGGCCTGTACCTCGGCCATCGCGCGACGACGATCATGGAGCCGGGTGCCCGGGTCGTCACCGGGTCGGTCCGAACCGCGTTGTCCTGGCTGCTCGAGGGCGTCGTGTTCCTGCTGGTCGGGCTGCAGCTCCGCGAGGTGGTCGCCGGGACCGCGTCGAACCCGCTGCGTGTCGTGGTCGTGTCGTCGGTCGCGGTCGTGGTCACGTTGCTCGTCGCGGTGACTCTGGCCGCGGTACTCGCCCTGCCGGTCGTGGTCCCCGACGGACAGGCCTTCCCTCAGCGCGATCTGATCGTCTTTCTCGCCTTCGTGGTCATCCTGGCGACCCTGCAGGCCCAGACCGAGACCGCCGACTCCGACCCGAGTGCGTTCCTCGAACCCCGCTCGGCGCTCACCGCCGGGTCGGAGGAGCTCCCCAGGGACACCTACCGGCGGTACGGCCAGGCAATGATCATCGCTGAGAGAGCCCGCCTGCTCTCTCTACGCGACGAAGGGGGTCTCGGTGAGGTCGCATTCGTTCGTATTCAACGCGAACTCGACCTCGAGCAGGCCGCGTTGCTCGTGCGATGA
- a CDS encoding FAD binding domain-containing protein, which produces MKAAPFAYVRPSGLDDVLAELAGGDGKVLAGGQSLVPVLAMRLGRPGTLVDINAVDELTGLARAGDTLAVGAAVRQRTVEHSRLARDVPLLGMAMPFVGHRELRSRGTVCGSLAHADPAAELPAVAACLGATVTVAGPSGRRRVPAAEFVLGAMTTGVGPDEVVTGVELPVARPGQGFGFAEIARRHGDFALAGVVTVLDTGHDGTLREARLTGFGISDRPVTSDVTDLLASELPGDGREDLARRLRPGTTELAARIVDTGGDAHGSTGYRRRLFAVLAARELATAWTKAGRSAPGAGPSVRQ; this is translated from the coding sequence ATGAAGGCTGCACCGTTCGCCTACGTCCGTCCGTCCGGCCTCGACGACGTGCTCGCCGAGCTCGCCGGCGGCGACGGCAAGGTGCTCGCCGGCGGCCAGTCGCTGGTGCCGGTGCTGGCCATGCGGCTGGGACGGCCCGGCACGCTCGTCGACATCAACGCCGTCGACGAGCTCACCGGGCTCGCCCGCGCCGGGGACACGCTCGCGGTCGGCGCCGCGGTGCGTCAGCGCACCGTCGAGCACTCCCGGCTGGCCCGCGACGTCCCGTTGCTCGGGATGGCGATGCCCTTCGTGGGGCACCGGGAGCTGCGCAGCCGCGGCACCGTCTGCGGCAGCCTCGCGCACGCCGACCCGGCCGCCGAGCTGCCCGCCGTCGCGGCGTGCCTGGGCGCGACGGTCACGGTGGCCGGTCCCTCGGGACGCCGTCGGGTGCCGGCCGCCGAGTTCGTGCTGGGAGCGATGACCACCGGTGTCGGGCCGGACGAGGTCGTGACCGGGGTGGAGCTGCCGGTGGCCCGGCCCGGGCAGGGCTTCGGGTTCGCCGAGATCGCCCGCCGGCACGGCGACTTCGCCCTGGCCGGGGTCGTCACGGTCCTGGACACCGGCCACGACGGGACGCTGCGCGAGGCCCGGCTGACCGGATTCGGCATCTCCGACCGGCCCGTCACCTCCGACGTGACCGACCTGCTGGCCTCCGAGCTGCCGGGGGACGGCCGGGAGGACCTGGCCCGCCGGCTGCGCCCGGGCACCACCGAGCTCGCCGCGCGCATCGTCGACACCGGCGGTGACGCGCACGGCTCCACCGGCTACCGGCGCCGGCTGTTCGCGGTGCTGGCCGCACGGGAGCTGGCGACGGCCTGGACGAAGGCCGGACGTAGTGCGCCGGGCGCCGGGCCGTCCGTCCGGCAGTGA
- a CDS encoding ANTAR domain-containing protein yields the protein MDHATDHPGGETIRPTVGPDQYRITVLQDRVDGLIRALHSRDAIGQAKGILVAHYGISADEAFRLLTRVSQHSNTKIAELAPAFVDRVRESGPALPQQCRIVTEVLEDLLAPAAGAAACRQAAGTVRDERDR from the coding sequence GTGGACCACGCCACCGACCACCCGGGAGGTGAAACGATCCGACCGACCGTCGGGCCCGATCAGTACCGGATCACCGTGCTGCAGGATCGGGTCGATGGTCTGATTCGGGCCCTGCACAGCCGGGACGCGATCGGGCAGGCCAAGGGCATACTGGTCGCTCACTACGGCATCAGCGCCGACGAGGCGTTCAGGCTGCTGACCCGGGTCTCCCAACACAGCAACACCAAGATTGCCGAGCTCGCCCCCGCCTTCGTCGACAGGGTCCGCGAGAGCGGACCAGCGCTTCCGCAACAGTGCCGGATCGTGACCGAGGTTCTCGAGGACCTGCTCGCCCCGGCCGCTGGGGCCGCGGCGTGTCGTCAGGCCGCCGGCACGGTCCGAGACGAGCGTGATCGATGA
- a CDS encoding glutathione-independent formaldehyde dehydrogenase, with product MKALVYHGPRQVSVDEVPDARIEKPTDVLVKITSTNICGSDLHMYEGRTDFEQGRIFGHENLGEVVEVGGGVDKIRVGDMVSAPFNVSCGHCNNCEHGLTNYCLAANEPGVAGGAYGFADMGGWAGGQAEYLRIPWGDFQCLRLPEDAREKQNDYTMLSDILPTGWHAVEMSGLVPGETIVIYGAGPVGLMAALSASIKGAAKVMVVDRHPDRLKLAEQVGAIPIDDSKGSPVDQVMEQTKGRGADRGAECVGYQAHDPQGNEDNALTINNLIASVKFTGGIGTVGVFIPQDPGAPDELAQQGKARIDFGSFWFKGQQMGCGQAPVKRYNRHLRNLIAEDKITPSWIVSHNLTLDQAPEAYQHFDARDEGWTKVVLNPSRPS from the coding sequence ATGAAGGCACTCGTCTATCACGGTCCGCGCCAGGTCAGCGTCGATGAGGTCCCCGACGCCCGGATCGAGAAGCCCACCGACGTCCTGGTGAAGATCACCTCGACCAACATATGCGGGTCGGACCTGCACATGTACGAAGGCCGCACCGACTTCGAGCAGGGCCGCATCTTCGGCCACGAGAACCTCGGCGAGGTCGTCGAGGTCGGTGGCGGCGTCGACAAGATCCGGGTCGGGGACATGGTCTCCGCGCCGTTCAACGTCAGCTGCGGGCACTGCAACAACTGCGAACACGGACTGACCAACTACTGCCTGGCCGCCAACGAGCCCGGCGTAGCAGGGGGCGCCTACGGGTTCGCCGACATGGGCGGCTGGGCCGGGGGGCAGGCCGAGTACCTGCGCATCCCGTGGGGCGACTTCCAGTGCCTGCGCCTGCCCGAGGACGCCCGCGAGAAGCAGAACGACTACACGATGCTCTCTGACATCCTGCCCACCGGTTGGCACGCGGTGGAGATGTCCGGCCTGGTTCCCGGCGAGACGATCGTGATCTACGGCGCCGGCCCGGTCGGGCTGATGGCCGCCCTCTCTGCGTCGATCAAGGGCGCGGCGAAGGTGATGGTCGTCGACCGCCACCCCGACCGGCTCAAGCTGGCCGAACAGGTCGGCGCGATCCCGATCGACGATTCGAAGGGCTCCCCGGTCGACCAGGTCATGGAGCAGACCAAGGGTCGCGGCGCCGACCGCGGCGCCGAGTGCGTCGGCTACCAGGCCCATGACCCCCAGGGCAACGAGGACAACGCGCTCACGATCAACAACCTGATCGCCTCGGTGAAGTTCACCGGCGGGATCGGCACCGTCGGCGTGTTCATCCCGCAGGACCCCGGCGCCCCCGACGAGCTCGCCCAGCAGGGCAAGGCCCGGATCGACTTCGGCAGCTTCTGGTTCAAGGGCCAGCAGATGGGGTGCGGGCAGGCCCCGGTCAAACGCTACAACCGCCACCTGCGCAACCTCATCGCCGAGGACAAGATCACCCCGTCCTGGATCGTGTCCCACAACCTGACCCTCGACCAGGCGCCGGAGGCCTACCAGCACTTCGACGCCCGTGACGAGGGCTGGACCAAGGTCGTCCTCAACCCCTCCCGGCCCAGCTGA